One Salmo salar chromosome ssa01, Ssal_v3.1, whole genome shotgun sequence DNA window includes the following coding sequences:
- the zc3h7bb gene encoding zinc finger CCCH domain-containing protein 7B, which produces MDMERQKRREEIQKAMGFIQSSLPFPEPENYAAFLTQLVCNLLDEGNTVFRDGEWRQAAQHYSEGVNVARYAQAEALVIPPELLESLYVNRAAAHFQFGEFERGVQDCDSALCVCEGSRRALYRKALCLRELGRLREAYECGTGCLLTAPHDRQVGELAQDLANKLGLKVRKAYISSQVESSTSGRESNRENSSPTGETSANGLESLTDIASADLSSAQCIPAPLATPIPVSDEPSSPVATPCADLSESPSTVLPPMPYSVPVSEHMEECSVIADDLDSLLGDCISKKVSESQSPVQGAIPTNLPNTAVGLRPPYSSSLPAPSPQLPPAFFSSSVSQMPSLEPYPSLGQRDQTSTQALDALGAFSPGTGDMEGKGGVGIGGLDSLSEYTLPGGRISHSFIPGICNHSSTHTNVPAGTNLSLLSRNPLAATHEFRQACHACYSRIGPRVIDYQYQPEAAHRCKRDVLLCRFKNTDDPTWKRVRPRPARNNFLGAFVLCKEVQERQECQYGENCTFAYCQEEIDVWTQERKGALSRELLFDPLGSTERRALSVTRLLQLHMGMFMFLCEECFDSKPRIISKRSKENLAVCSNLTARHPFDDNKCLVHVVRSANVRYSKVRPLHPLCQFDVCRHEVRYGCQREDSCSFAHSVIELKCWVLQQDTGITHEEMVQESKRHWYRLEQNAQRQKPMHVPHQSCGGVGGIGGGGGDNLGGGGVGSGGGGIGGGRGRGLNLKMKFVCGQCWRDGQVNEPDKALKYCTAKARHSWTKERRVLLVKSFEKKKWVVVRPLPFSRTYPQQYDMCVHVMKQKKCHYIGNCSFAHSLEERDVWTYMKDNSLRDMQQMYDMWLTMTNQNRRTDRSLMTPPPEEKQVSMTTDYTESLSGQRLSEGGDM; this is translated from the exons ATGGATATGGAACGACAGAAACGAAGGGAGGAAATCCAGAAAGCTATGGGCTTTATTCA GTCCTCCTTGCCTTTCCCAGAGCCTGAGAATTATGCG GCTTTTTTGACCCAGTTGGTGTGTAACTTGCTGGATGAGGGAAACACAGTGTTTCGGGATGGGGAATGGAGGCAGGCAGCGCAGCATTACAGTGAGGGAGTCAACGTGGCCCGCTATGCTCAGGCAGAGGCACTGGTCATTCCCCCTGAGCTTCTGGAGAGCCTCTATGTCAACAGGGCAGCGGCACACTTTCAGTTT ggGGAATTTGAGCGGGGCGTACAGGACTGCGATAGCGCGCTGTGCGTGTGTGAGGGCAGTCGCAGGGCGCTCTACAGGAAAGCTCTATGTCTGAGAGAGCTGGGCCGACTCAGGGAGGCCTATGAGTGTGGCACCGGATGTCTGCTCACTGCCCCACAC GACAGGCAGGTGGGTGAACTGGCCCAGGACCTGGCTAATAAACTGGGCCTGAAGGTCCGTAAGGCCTACATCAGCTCTCAG GTGGAGTCCTCAACGTCAGGGagggagagcaatagagagaattCTTCACCCACAGGAGAG ACGTCCGCCAACGGGCTAGAATCTTTGACTGACATTGCATCAG CTGATCTGTCCAGTGCCcagtgtatccctgcccctctggCCACGCCCATCCCTGTCAGCGACGAGCCCTCGAGCCCAGTGGCCACGCCCTGTGCTGACCTATCAGAGAGCCCCAGTACAGTCCTACCGCCCATGCCCTACTCCGTTCCCGTGTCGGAGCACATGGAGGAGTGCAGCGTGATTGCTGACGATCTGGACAGCCTGCTGGGGGACTGCATCTCCAAGAAAGTCAGCGAG TCACAGAGCCCAGTCCAGGGTGCTATCCCCACCAACCTCCCCAACACAGCTGTGGGCCTGCGCCCTCCATACTCCTCCAGCCTCCCCGCCCCCTCGCCCCAGCTACCCCCTGCCTTCTTCAGCTCCTCGGTCAGCCAGATGCCCTCCTTGGAGCCTTACCCCTCACTGGGCCAGAGGGACCAGACCTCCACACAGGCGCTGGACGCCCTGGGGGCCTTCTCCCCGGGGACAGGGGACATGGAGGGCAAAGGAGGGGTTGGAATTGGAGGGCTGGACTCACTCTCTGAGTACACTTTGCCTG GGGGAAGAATCTCTCACAGCTTCATCCCTGGGATCTGCAACCACAGCTCCACTCACACG AACGTCCCAGCAGGCACCaacctctccctgctctcccggAACCCACTGGCTGCCACCCACGAGTTCAGACAGGCCTGCCATGCCTGTTACAGCCGCATAG GTCCACGGGTGATTGACTACCAGTACCAGCCAGAGGCGGCTCACCGCTGTAAGAGGGACGTGCTGCTGTGTCGCTTCAAAAACACAGACGACCCCACATGGAAGAGAGTCAGGCCTCGCCCCGCTAGAAACAACTTCCTGGGGGCTTTTGTGCTCTGCAAAG AGGTCCAGGAGCGCCAGGAGTGCCAGTACGGGGAGAACTGCACGTTTGCCTACTGCCAGGAGGAAATAGACGTGTGGACTCAGGAGAGGAAGGGGGCTCTGAGCAGGGAGCTGTTGTTTGACCCGCTGGGAAGCACCGAGAGACGGGCACTCAGCGTCACACGCCTGCTGCAGCTACACATGGGCATGTTCATGTTCCTCTGTGAG GAATGTTTTGACAGTAAGCCACGCATTATCAGCAAACGCAGCAAAGAGAACTTGGCTGTCTGCTCAAACCTCACCGCCCGACATCCCTTCGACGATAACAA GTGCCTAGTGCATGTGGTGCGTTCGGCCAACGTGCGCTACAGTAAGGTGCGCCCGCTGCACCCCCTCTGCCAGTTTGACGTGTGTCGCCACGAGGTGCGTTACGGCTGCCAGCGCGAGGACAGCTGCTCCTTCGCCCACTCCGTCATAGAACTCAAGTGCTGGGTACTGCAGCAGGACACAG GTATCACCCATGAGGAGATGGTACAGGAGTCCAAGAGGCACTGGTACAGGCTAGAGCAAAATGCTCAGAGACAGAAG cctATGCATGTCCCACACCAGagctgtggtggggtggggggaatAGGTGGCGGAGGGGGAGACAATCTCGGGGGTGGAGGGGTTGGCTCCGGGGGTGGAGGAAttggaggagggagaggcagagggctGAACCTGAAGATGAAGTTTGTCTGTGGCCAGTGTTGGAGGGACGGACAGGTCAACGAACCAGACAAGGCCCTCAAGTACTGCACTGCAAAAGCAAGGCACAG CTGGACTAAGGAGCGTCGGGTATTGCTTGTGAAATCCTTTGAGAAGAAGAAGTGGGTCGTTGTGCGGCCGCTTCCCTTCTCCCGTACATACCCACAGCAGTACGAC ATGTGTGTCCATGTGATGAAGCAGAAGAAGTGCCACTACATTGGAAATTGTTCCTTCGCCCACAGTCTGGAGGAGAGGGACGTCTGGACGTACATGAAGGACAACAGCT TGAGGGACATGCAGCAGATGTATGACATGTGGCTCACGATGACCAATCAGAACAGACGCACTGACAGAAGCCTCATGACCCCGCCTCCGGAGGAAAAACAGGTTTCGATGACGACCGATTACACCGAGTCGTTG tctgggcAGCGGTTGTCAGAAGGAGGAGATATGTGA